The following proteins come from a genomic window of Loxodonta africana isolate mLoxAfr1 chromosome 19, mLoxAfr1.hap2, whole genome shotgun sequence:
- the FZD10 gene encoding frizzled-10, with product MQRPSPRLWLVLQVMGSCAAISSMDMERPGDGKCQPIEIPMCKDIGYNMTRMPNLMGHENQREAAIQLHEFAPLVEYGCHGHLRFFLCSLYAPMCTEQVSTPIPACRVMCEQARLKCSPIMEQFNFKWPDSLDCSKLPNKNDPNYLCMEAPNNGSDEPTRGFGMFPPLFRPQRPHSSQEQQLKDGASARAGCDNPGKFHHVEKSASCAPLCTPGVDVYWSRDDKRFAVVWLAVWSVLCFFSSAFTVLTFLIDPHRFRYPERPIIFLSMCYCVYSVGYIIRLFAGAESIACDRDSGQLYVIQEGLESTGCTLVFLVLYYFGMASSLWWVILTLTWFLAAGKKWGHEAIEANSSYFHLAAWAVPAVKTILILVMRRVAGDELTGVCYVGSMDVNALTGFVLIPLACYLIIGTSFILSGFVALFHIRRVMKTGGENTDKLEKLMVRIGVFSVLYTVPATCVIACYFYERLNMDYWKVLATQHKCRVNNQTKNVDCLMAASIPAVEIFMVKVFMLLVVGITSGMWIWTSKTLQSWQSVCSRRLKKKSRRKPASVVTSSGIYKKAQHPQKTHHGKYEIPAPPPTCV from the coding sequence ATGCAGCGCCCGAGCCCCCGCCTGTGGCTGGTCCTGCAGGTGATGGGGTCGTGCGCGGCTATCAGCTCCATGGACATGGAGCGTCCGGGCGACGGCAAGTGCCAGCCCATCGAGATACCGATGTGCAAGGACATCGGCTACAACATGACCCGCATGCCCAACCTGATGGGCCACGAGAACCAGCGCGAGGCCGCCATCCAGCTGCACGAGTTCGCGCCGCTGGTGGAGTACGGCTGCCACGGCCATCTCCGCTTCTTCCTGTGCTCGCTGTACGCGCCCATGTGCACCGAGCAAGTCTCCACCCCTATCCCCGCCTGCCGGGTCATGTGCGAGCAGGCCCGGCTCAAATGCTCCCCGATCATGGAGCAGTTCAACTTCAAGTGGCCCGACTCCCTGGACTGCAGCAAACTCCCCAACAAGAACGACCCCAACTACCTGTGCATGGAGGCGCCCAACAACGGCTCGGACGAGCCCACGCGGGGCTTTGGTATGTTCCCTCCGCTCTTCCGGCCGCAGCGGCCGCACAGCTCGCAGGAGCAGCAGCTCAAGGACGGGGCGTCCGCGCGCGCTGGCTGCGACAACCCCGGCAAGTTCCACCATGTGGAGAAGAGCGCGTCGTGCGCGCCGCTCTGCACGCCCGGCGTGGACGTGTACTGGAGTCGCGACGACAAGCGCTTCGCCGTGGTCTGGCTGGCTGTCTGGTCCGTGCTCTGCTTTTTCTCCAGCGCCTTCACGGTGCTCACCTTCCTCATCGACCCTCATCGCTTCAGGTACCCCGAGCGCCCCATCATCTTCCTGTCCATGTGCTACTGCGTCTACTCGGTGGGCTACATCATCCGCCTCTTTGCGGGCGCAGAGAGCATCGCCTGCGACCGGGACAGCGGGCAGCTCTATGTCATCCAGGAGGGCCTGGAGAGCACCGGCTGCACGCTGGTGTTCCTGGTTCTCTACTACTTTGGCATGGCCAGCTCGCTCTGGTGGGTCATCCTCACGCTCACCTGGTTCTTGGCGGCCGGCAAGAAGTGGGGCCACGAGGCCATCGAGGCCAACAGCAGCTACTTCCATCTGGCGGCCTGGGCCGTCCCCGCGGTGAAGACCATCCTGATCCTGGTGATGCGCAGGGTGGCGGGGGACGAGCTCACCGGCGTGTGCTACGTGGGCAGCATGGACGTCAACGCCCTCACCGGCTTCGTGCTCATCCCCCTGGCCTGCTACCTCATCATCGGCACCTCCTTCATTCTCTCGGGCTTCGTGGCCCTCTTCCACATCCGGAGGGTGATGAAGACGGGCGGGGAGAACACGGACAAGCTGGAGAAACTCATGGTGCGCATCGGAGTCTTCTCCGTGCTCTACACGGTGCCGGCCACCTGTGTGATCGCCTGCTACTTCTACGAACGCCTCAACATGGATTACTGGAAAGTCCTAGCCACGCAGCACAAGTGCAGAGTGAACAACCAGACCAAGAACGTGGACTGCCTGATGGCCGCCTCCATCCCCGCCGTGGAGATCTTCATGGTGAAGGTGTTCATGCTGCTGGTTGTGGGTATCACCAGCGGTATGTGGATCTGGACCTCAAAGACTCTGCAGTCCTGGCAGAGCGTCTGCAGCCGTAGGCTGAAGAAGAAGAGCAGGCGGAAACCCGCCAGCGTGGTCACCAGCAGTGGGATTTACAAAAAAGCCCAGCACCCGCAAAAAACCCATCACGGGAAATACGAAATCCCCGCCCCGCCTCCCACCTGTGTGTGA